In a single window of the Rhopalosiphum padi isolate XX-2018 chromosome 1, ASM2088224v1, whole genome shotgun sequence genome:
- the LOC132922767 gene encoding dolichol-phosphate mannosyltransferase subunit 1 isoform X2, which yields MYDKSDIVNENIVNNKCSLFSFSEIEYEIIIIDDGSPDGTLEVAKQLETIYGKDKILLRPRGKKLGLGTAYIHGMKHATGDFIIIMDADLSHHPKFILDFIKKQAEQDYDVVTGSRYIGNGGVSGWDFKRKLVSRGANFVSQILLRPKVSDLTGSFRLYKKPVLEKLIESCISKGYVFQMEMMVRARQLNYTIGEIPITFVDRVYGESKLGGSEIVQFVKSLLYLFATT from the exons atgtatgataaaagTGATATAGTTAATGAGAATATTGTCAACaataaatgttcattattttcatttag TGAGattgaatatgaaataattataatagacgaTGGCAGTCCAGATGGTACTTTAGAAGTCGCCAAACAACTTGAAACCATTTATGGAAAAGATAAAATA TTATTAAGACCCAGAGGGAAAAAACTTGGATTAGGCACTGCATATATTCATGGAATGAAACATGCCACtggtgattttattattataatggatgcTGATCTATCACATcat CCAAAATTTAtacttgattttataaaaaaacaagctGAACAAGATTATGATGTTGTCACTGGATCACGTTATATTGGCAACGGAGGAGTTTCAGGTTGGGATTTTAAAAGAAAGTTAGTAAGTCGTGGTGCTAATTTTGTAAGCCAAATATTATTGAGGCCCAAAGTATCTGATCTCACTGGTAGTttcag ATTGTATAAAAAACCAGTTTTAGAGAAATTGATAGAATCATGTATATCTAAAGGATATGTATTCCAAATGGAGATGATGGTACGTGCAAGGCAACTAAATTATACTATTGGTGAAATTCCAATAACCTTTGTAGACAGAGTTTATGGGGAGTCTAAATTAGGAGGATCAGAAATTGTTCAGTTTGTTAAGtctctattatatttatttgctaCTACGTAA
- the LOC132922782 gene encoding adenosine 5'-monophosphoramidase HINT1: MYAFSRKLLNFVSLVQISNLSKCSYRTSSYNFTRTSGSRFKMSEVEKSSVASPGGDTIFGKILRKEIPCNFIYEDDRCVAFHDINAQAPVHFLVIPRKPIEMLSVADNSDETLLGHLMLVASKLAKEQGLDDGFRLVVNNGKNGAQSVYHLHLHVLGGRQLGWPPG, from the exons ATGTATGCTTTTAGTcgaaaattactaaattttgtATCTTTAGTACAAATTAGCAATTTATCAAAGTGTAGTTATCGAACAAgtagttataattttactagaaCTTCAGGTTCTAGATTCAAAATGTCTGAGGTGGAAAAATCCTCAGTCGCTTCACCTGGTGGTGATACAATTTTTGGTAAAATTCTTAGGAAGGAAATACCATGCAACTTCATATACGAAGATGATCGA tgTGTTGCATTTCATGACATCAATGCTCAAGCACCTGTACATTTTTTGGTGATACCGAGGAAACCAATTGAAATGTTATCTGTTGCTGACAACTCAGATGAAAcg ttgCTTGGACACTTAATGTTGGTTGCCAGCAAATTAGCAAAAGAACAAGGATTGGATGACGGTTTTCGTTTAGTagtcaataatggaaaaaatgGTGCTCAATCGGTTTATCATTTACATTTGCATGTTCTTGGCGGTCGCCAACTAGGATGGCCACctggataa
- the LOC132922789 gene encoding thioredoxin C-1-like: MFLNVAKNISLTKIISRTFSITTTRHKIIKIQDQDDFNTQVLKSKEPVVIDFFATWCGPCKMLLPRIEKIIEEHNGTIHLAKVDIDDNAEIAMEYGVSVVPELVLMKDGKVQGKMIGLQDEDKLKHFVSKLTEPSIEKK, encoded by the exons atGTTTTTAAACGTTGCCAAAAATATATCGCTGACAAAAATCATTTCAAGAACATTCAGCATAACTACAA CTaggcataaaataattaaaattcaagatCAAGACGATTTCAATACACAAGTACTAAAAAGTAAAGAGCCTGTGGTGATAGATTTTTTTGCAac atggtgTGGACCATGTAAAATGTTACTTCCtcgaattgaaaaaataatagaagaACATAATGGTACAATTCACCTTGCAAAAGTTGATATTGATGACAACGCTGAAATTGCCATGGAATATGGT GTATCAGTAGTACCAGAACTAGTTCTTATGAAAGACGGCAAAGTTCAAGGAAAAATGATTGGACTACAAGATGAAGATAaactaaaacattttgtttcaaAGTTAACTGAACCTagcatagaaaaaaaataa
- the LOC132922767 gene encoding dolichol-phosphate mannosyltransferase subunit 1 isoform X1 — translation MPSKYSILLPTYNEKENLPVIVYLIHKYLEICEIEYEIIIIDDGSPDGTLEVAKQLETIYGKDKILLRPRGKKLGLGTAYIHGMKHATGDFIIIMDADLSHHPKFILDFIKKQAEQDYDVVTGSRYIGNGGVSGWDFKRKLVSRGANFVSQILLRPKVSDLTGSFRLYKKPVLEKLIESCISKGYVFQMEMMVRARQLNYTIGEIPITFVDRVYGESKLGGSEIVQFVKSLLYLFATT, via the exons atgccatcaaaatattcaattttactgCCGACGTAcaatgaaaaagaaaatttaccTGTTATAGTTTATCTAATCCACAAATATTTGGAAAtttg TGAGattgaatatgaaataattataatagacgaTGGCAGTCCAGATGGTACTTTAGAAGTCGCCAAACAACTTGAAACCATTTATGGAAAAGATAAAATA TTATTAAGACCCAGAGGGAAAAAACTTGGATTAGGCACTGCATATATTCATGGAATGAAACATGCCACtggtgattttattattataatggatgcTGATCTATCACATcat CCAAAATTTAtacttgattttataaaaaaacaagctGAACAAGATTATGATGTTGTCACTGGATCACGTTATATTGGCAACGGAGGAGTTTCAGGTTGGGATTTTAAAAGAAAGTTAGTAAGTCGTGGTGCTAATTTTGTAAGCCAAATATTATTGAGGCCCAAAGTATCTGATCTCACTGGTAGTttcag ATTGTATAAAAAACCAGTTTTAGAGAAATTGATAGAATCATGTATATCTAAAGGATATGTATTCCAAATGGAGATGATGGTACGTGCAAGGCAACTAAATTATACTATTGGTGAAATTCCAATAACCTTTGTAGACAGAGTTTATGGGGAGTCTAAATTAGGAGGATCAGAAATTGTTCAGTTTGTTAAGtctctattatatttatttgctaCTACGTAA
- the LOC132922758 gene encoding uncharacterized protein C7orf50 homolog → MSLKSVLKKKFKIKNPITSMKKKNKPKHVLHTPSTDTYSKIDGENIIKERSITDKEQKKNIIPEKTLNGENGNEKHINNDGSIELTTVNKKKRKSTDQDISLECVPIKKKVTFAADVKSEKDDQKSSAGKLKLISLNKRKKLNYIKKLKAKKNKQKNAKKCEENATAISTPRQERAVEYLMQWKNDRSNWKFKKIYQLWLIKNTYDPLKVSKEHFEVLVEYLQTIEGKSRSIILQSANTVVSEFSNSNEGQQELNSSQEVKYQRARTIIQMFE, encoded by the exons atgtctttaaaaagtGTTCTAAAAAAGAAGTTTAAGATAAAAAATCCAATTACAtcaatgaagaaaaaaaataaaccaaagcATGTTCTTCATACGCCGTCTACAGATACTTATAGTAAAATCGAtggagaaaatattataaaagaacgTTCCATAACTGAcaaagagcaaaaaaaaaacataatacccGAAAAAACATTAAATGGTGAGAATGGCaatgaaaaacatattaataatgatgGATCAATAGAATTAACAACCGTCAACAAGAAAAAACGCAAATCTACAGATCAAGATATTAGTCTTGaatgtgtacctataaaaaaaaaggtaacttTTGCAGCTGATGTAAAAAGTGAAAAAGATGATCAGAAAAGCAGTGCTGGAAAATTGAAACTAATAAGCTTAAACAAACGGaagaaattgaattatataaaaaaattaaaggctaaaaaaaataaacaaaaaaatgcaaaaaagtGTGAAGAAAATGCCACTGCTATTAGTACACCTAGACAAGAACGAGCCGTGGAATATTTAATGCAATGGAAGAATGATCGATCAAATtggaagtttaaaaaaatttatcaacttTGGTTGATTAAAAACACTTATGACCCCCTGAAA gtGTCTAAAGAACACTTTGAAGTTTTAGTAGAATATCTTCAAACTATTGAAGGTAAAAGTCGCAGTATAATTCTTCAAAGTGCTAATACAGTTGTCTCAGAATTTTCTAATTCTAATGAAGGACAACAAGAATTAAATTCATCACAAGAAGTTAAATATCAACGAGCCAGGACTATTATTCAAATGTTTGAATGA
- the LOC132923788 gene encoding LOW QUALITY PROTEIN: ubiquitin carboxyl-terminal hydrolase 36 (The sequence of the model RefSeq protein was modified relative to this genomic sequence to represent the inferred CDS: deleted 1 base in 1 codon), which yields MPAASNQIGSALFQSLSNKVTDRRIHHSSVADDRSSYLYIASSRILDKNIEFEMLDHKPSMLSQMKNNCIMLLQNGCSKKDMIKKNERMNGDTNKISHLPKPKVVLYPPERVQLGWQDKKMSVGSGLDNPGVICYINSTLQALFHIPAFTNWLMNDEQHQKTCQQKTGFQKDCIVCMVCNTFTLSQKHTGSSFKASIITNRLSLICKHLSTYRQEDAHEFLRYLIESMERCYLSVLGHAAKSLDNYSKETTPINQIFGGYIRTEVTCGKCGHISTTFQHFQDLILDIRQSDNVNDALDNYFEKEPLDESYVCERCRRQVAADKKFSIERAPNVLCIQLKRYSVGMGGFSGNKNSKAIQINERLDLSSYQFDHHNLKIDARPLRYHLVSMVIHYGSSLNSGHYTALGLTPSGSYYYFNDSNVYQTNFKNYSTSNDSYIIFYELEPSGNMNTNVESKTSTVTSTSSCKPSINGFFSNKSNGVTKPLNGITKPLNGLNNIKKNIIKDKKSQIYDKWDSNIKMLKQGQTKEKSLTESTCNLYNKTIEPSTNEIKSSLNYNSLVPYIDSDKDGSDDENSSLSGEDNVSSPVIFGKIKHSTDQRVPDKKPLVMRPKEDLNEVDTDTPPKKCLVLKPPNDDTPIEREKEIMPAKKCLVLKPKDEEPLEVKPEPEPVKKCLVRILKDDTETHTIKVPHSTEGKDSEKKNRKRENGILELDSNKPKARLDHNYNGTKSPIDIKTNGKCLNGNGSLDDKPWSKLSNGNNYKHSNGTKNWPKFTNDFQTNGISKSNGNNFKDSMKSRTHLGFGGDVKTWNGEKSFVDREAEQDKINGVKRSFDDEYNEDFDRGVVKKKKFDNKNHHTKENGSNALQMLHNQLNQFNGKKGRNKITWMSRTKNYRQYNSEYRYNSNSGNGGGGYKKPRYNNNRRHWHKQR from the exons ATGCCGGCCGCAAGCAATCAAATAGGTTCTGCTTTGTTTCAGTCTCTTTCTAACAAAGTTACTGATCGACGAATTCACCATTCTTCTGTGGCGGACGACCGttctagttatttatatatagcatCAAGtagaattttagataaaaatatagaatttgaAATGTTAGACCATAAACCTTCAATGTTGTCTCAGAtgaaaaacaattgtattatgttaCTGCAAAATGGTTGTAGTAAAAaagatatgattaaaaaaaatgaaaggaTGAATGGTGATACTAACAAAATATCTCATTTACCTAAACCTAAAGTAGTATTATATCCTCCTGAACGTGTACAACTAGGCTGGCAAGATAAAAAAATGTCAGTTGGTTCTGGATTAGATAATCCTGGTGTAATATGTTACATCAATTCTACATTACAA gcGCTATTTCATATTCCTGCATTTACAAATTGGCTAATGAATGATGAACAACATCAAAAAACATGTCAACAAAAAA cTGGTTTTCAAAAAGATTGTATCGTATGTATGGTCTGTAATACATTTACGCTATCTCAAAAACACACTGGTTCTAGCTTCAAAGCATCAATTATTACTAATCGCCtatctt taATATGTAAACATTTGTCAACATATCGTCAAGAGGATGCCCATGAGTTCCTTCGTTACCTTATTGAAAGTATGGAACGGTGCTATTTGTCCGTTTTAGGACATGCTGCTAAAtc tcTAGACAATTATTCTAAAGAAACTACACCTATTAACCAAATTTTTGGTGGTTATATCCGCACTgaag taaCATGTGGTAAATGTGGACACATATCAACTACATTTCAACATTTCCAAGATCTCATACTTGATATCAGGCAATCTGATAATGTTAATGACGCTTtagacaattattttgaaaaagaaCCATTAGATGAATCGTATGTTTGTGAAAGATGTCGACGACAAGTTGCTGCTGATAAAAAGTTCTCCATTGAAAGAGCACCAAATGTATTATGCATTCAGTTGAAAAG GTACAGTGTTGGTATGGGAGGATTTAGTggaaataaaaacagtaaagcTATTCAAATAAATGAACGATTAGATTTATCTAGTTATCAATTTgatcatcataatttaaaaattgatgctCGGCCATTAAGGTACCATCTGGTATCGATGGTAATTCATTATGGTTCAAGTTTAAATAGTGGACATTACACAGCTCTTGGTCTAACACCCTCTGGatcatattactattttaatgattcaaat gtttatcaaacaaatttcaaaaattattcaacaaGTAATgattcctatataatattttatgaattggaACCATCAGGAAATATGAATACAAATGTAGAAAGTAAAACATCAACTGTAACATCTACTTCATCTTGTAAACCGTCTATAAATGGCTTTTTTTCAA ACAAGAGTAATGGCGTTACAAAGCCGTTGAATGGTATTACAAAACCATTGAAtggtttaaacaatattaaaaaaaatattatcaaagacaaaaaaagtcaaatatatgataaatgggattcaaatattaaaat GTTAAAACAAGGGCAAACAAAAGAGAAATCACTAACTGAGAGCACGTGTaacttgtataataaaacaatagagCCTTCAACCAATGAAATCAAatcatcattaaattataatagtttagtaCCTTATATAGATTCGGATAAAGATGGCAGTGATGATGAGAATAGTTCATTATCTGGGGAAGATAATGTTTCTTCCCCCGTGATATTTGGAAAAATCAAACACTCGACAGACCAAAGAGTTCCTGATAAAAAGCCTTTAGTTATGAGACCAAAGGAAGATCTTAATGAAGTTGATACAGACACACCACCTAAAAAATGTTTGGTATTAAAACCACCTAATGATGATACTCCTATCGAACGAGAGAAAGAAATTATGCCAGCAAAAAAGTGCTTGGTATTAAAGCCTAAAGATGAAGAACCATTAGAAGTTAAACCTGAACCAGAACCtgtgaaaaaatgtttagttagaattttaaaaGATGATACTGAAACACACACCATTAAGGTGCCTCATTCTACTGAAGGAAAagattcagaa aaaaaaaaccgtaagcGTGAAAATGGAATTTTGGAATTGGACAGTAATAAACCAAAAGCTCGTCTTGATCACAATTATAATGG AACTAAGTCACCAATTGATATCAAAACAAatggaaaatgtttaaatggAAATGGTTCTCTCGATGATAAACCTTG gagtAAGTTATCAAAtggtaataactataaacattCAAACGGAACAAAAAACTG gcCGAAGTTTACAAACGACTTTCAAACTAATGGTATTAGTAAATCAAACGGTAACAATTTCAAGGATAGTATGAAGTCAAGAACACATTTAGGTTTTGGTGGAGAtg tcaaaACTTGGAATGGTGAAAAAAGCTTTGTAGATCGAGAGGCTGAACAGGATAAAATTAATGGAGTTAAGCGTTCATTTGATGATGAATACAACGAAGATTTTGATAGAGGAgtt gtaaaaaagAAGAAATTTGATAATAAGAATCACCATACAAAAGAAAATGGTTCAAATGCCTTACAAATGTTACATaatcaattaaatcaatttaatggtAAAAAGGGACGAAATAAAATCACTTGGATGAGTCGAACAAAAAATTATCGACAATACAACAGTGAATATCGTTATAATAGCAATAGCGGAAATGGTGGTGGAGGATATAAGAAAcccaggtataataataatcgtcgtCATTGGCATAAACAGCGATAG